TGGGGTGGTGGCAGGAACCTGAAGGGGGTTGTGAAGCAGAGGAAGGAGGAAGCTAACCTACACTCCGTATCAGCCACTTAATCGAATATGCAGCAGCTATCACCATCAATAAGCTGCCACACCGCAGGGCGATGAACCATGCCCATTGCTTAGCTTTGGGGTGGGCATTTAACCAGTCGCGGCTGCGTTTAATACATATGTTCATGGCTGCTTTTGCCTCGGAAAATGTAATAGCAATATCCCGTATAGCCAAGAATCAGCGGCAGCAGTGGCGCAACGCCGCATAGCATTAGCGATAATCCTGGTCCCGAACACGCCATAGGCCGTATAGGGTTGTCTGCCGATTTCGGTGACAAACCAACCTGCAAGCAACGCGATAAAGCCTGTTGGCATCATCAACATCCACCAGCCATGCAGCCAGCGCGAGGTAAAGAGCTTTCCCCTAAAATACTGCACGGCACTGACGGCACCAATGAAAATCATCAGCATTCCCAATCCCACCATTACGCGGAAGCTCCAGAACACCCATGCCACGGGTGGGCGATCTTCTTTCGGAAAGTCTTTTAGCGCAGGAATTTTACCCTTCGCATCGCCTGTTAGCACCCAGCTGGCACCACCAGGGATAGAGATGCCATATTTAGTTTCCTCTGCGTTTTGATCTGGCCAGCCGAACAGGTAAAGCGGTGCAGCTTCGCGGTGCTCCCAGTTGCCTTCCATTGCCGCTACTTTGGCGGGTTGATGTTCCATCGTATTTTCGCCGTGCATGTGGCCAATGAATAATTGCGTAGGCGCCACCAGCGCGGCCATAGTCGCTGCCATGCCCAACATAATGCGTGCTTGCGGCACATGACGCTTATTCCACAGGTAAAATGCGCCGACGCCACCCACCACAAAAGCCGTGGTGAGATAGGCCGCTGTCACCATATGCGCAAAGCGATACGGGAAAGATGGATTAAAAATTATTTCCAGCCAGTTGGCAGGCATCAAACGGCCATCTTCGGCAATGGTAAAGCCTTGAGGGGTTTGCATCCAGCTATTGGCCGATAGAATCCAAAACGCTGACATCAGTGTGCCGCCAGCCACAATACAAGTTGCTACAAAGTGCATCCTCTCGCTGACGCGCCCCCAACCAAAAAGCATGATGCCGAGGAATGACGCTTCCAAAAAGAATGCGGTCAGCACTTCAAATCCAAGCAATGGTCCGAGCACATTCGCTACGCGGTCAGAGAAAATCGACCAATTAGTCCCAAATTGGTAGGACATCACCACACCTGACACCACCCCCATGCCAAACGCTACGGCAAAAATCTTAACCCAGAATTTGTAAATGTCGTGGAAACGTTTATCACCTGTTTTCAGCCATCGCCATTCTACCATGGCAAGGAAGCTCGCTAACCCAATCGTGAAGGCGGGAAAGACGATGTGGAAACTTACCGTGAAAGCAAACTGGATACGAGCGAGTAGGATAGGATCAAATTCCATGATGTGACTTTATTTATTCGTTGAAATTCCCAGTGGCACATAAGCAGGACACCAGCGCACAATGCCCGTAAATAATGGCACAATCCCCACAGCACCCCACCAGTTTTGCAGAGCAAGGCCGAAGCCAATAATAACGAGTCCTGCGATGATACGCAGTACTCTATCTGTTTTTCCTACATTGCATTTCATAAAGCTCTCCTTACGCTTGTGTTGTGTGTATTTCTGAAAACTGCTCAAAGGCTATCAGCGCATCAGCAGCATACATGGCAGAAGGTCCGCCCCCCATGTAGACCCCCATACCCAATACTTCTTCAAATTCCTGCCTCGTTGCGCCAAGCTCTACAAGTGCCTTGGCATGAAAGCCAATGCATCCATCACATCGAGTGGCTATACCAATGGCAAGTGCAATGAATTCCTTAGTTTTCTTATCCAGCGCACCGTCTTTTGTGGCGGCTTGCGCCATAGCAGAAAATCCCTGCATCGTTTCAGGAATATCTCTGCGCAGCACCTTTAGACTGCCGCTGATACGCTTGGTGATGTCGGGGTATGATTTTGTCATAAATGCCTCTTTGGGAGCTTATAAAATGCCTATTGATTATTTTAGCATGTTCTAATATAATGTCAATATGAAAGACAAAAACATGCAATCCAGTCTCGAAGTGATGCAACATAACGCTGCCAAGGCGGAGGCAATGCTTAAGTTGCTGGCTAATGCTAAGCGTTTGATGATTCTTTGCCATTTAGTCAAAGGCGAAAAATCAGTTGGCCAATTAGCTGATTTGGTTGGTCTATCGCACTCCGCTCTCTCTCAGCACCTTGCTAAAATGCGCGATTTGAAGATGGTAGAGCCTGATAAACAAGGGCAGATGGTATATTACCGCATCAGCAACCCAGAGGTGGAAGCCATTTTATCCACGCTGTACCTGATTTACTGCAAGTAGTAAAAAAATTTAACCAATATATTAGTAATAGCTAAAATAAAAGGAGAAGATGATGTCAATAAAAACAATAGATGCAGGCACACTTAAACGCTGGATGGATAGTGGTGAAGCCGTGGTGGTGGATGTGCGCGAGCCAGCCGAACATGCTGCCGAGAAAATTCAGGGTGCAACCTTGTTGCCGCTAGCTACAGTGAATAAAACTGCTTTACCCGAAGCTGGTGGCAAGAAACTCGTCATCCATTGCCATTCGGGAAAGCGCAGCATGAATGCCTGCGAAAAACTACTAGCTGAAGACCCCAACCTTGAAATCTACAATCTTGAAGGTGGTATTTCTGCATGGGGCGCAGCGGGGCATTCTGTTGCATCGTCGGGCAAGTTTTTTCTGCCGCTGGATCGTCAGGTGCAACTCACCATCGGACTTGGCGTGCTGATTGGAAGCCTGCTGGCGTATTTTGTGAACCCTCTATTTTTCTTGCTCACAGGATTTTTCGGCGCAGGGCTGACCTTTGCAGGGCTTAGTGGATTTTGTGGCCTTGCCATGGTGATGGCGAAAATGCCATGGAACCAAGTTTCTGATACATCTGCCACTTCATGCAGCGTGAAATAACATGATATCACTTGGCTACATACTGGCAATCGTGATGGGGCTGACTCTGGGCTTAATTGGCGCGGGTGGCTCCATCCTAACTGTACCGATATTGGTGTATCTGCTCGGTGTGAAGCCAGTTGTTGCCACTGGCTATTCATTGCTGGTGGTAGGAAGTGCCGCACTTACAGGCGCACTCCGTTATTGGCGAAACGGTTTAGTGAACTTCAAGGCAGCTGCTGTGTTTGCTACACCTGCGATGATTACCGTGTTGGCAACTCGTACCTACATCGTGCCGGCAATTCCTGACCCTATCGCGGGTATCCCTAAAGATATTTTTATCATGATGCTGTTTGCTAGCCTTATGATTTTGGCGGCAACATTCATGTTAAAGCCCGTTAAAGTAGAGCCTGACCGCTCTCATGTGTTGGATGCTAGCCGTATCATTAAGCTGCTCTCTGGCAGCGCGGGGGTTGGGTTACTTACTGGTATGGTGGGGGCTGGAGGCGGCTTCCTGATTATCCCCACCTTAATCGCGTTGTTTGGCTTGCCCGTAAAAGAAGCCATCGGCACGTCGCTTGCCATCATTGCCATTAACTCACTGGTAGGATTTCAAGGTGATATTGCTTCCGGCATATCACTCGAATGGCATCTTCTTGGACTATTCATCGGCCTGACACTGTTCGGAATGTGGATCGGCACAACGCTTGCCAAGCGCATGGAAGGCGAGAAAATCAAGAAACTTTTTGGCGTGTTCACGTTGCTGGTTGGCCTTGCGGTACTGGCAGAGGAATTACACACGCTGCTTAACCAATAACAAAGGATAATACCATGAAAATAGAACATTTCTTTGACAAAGATACCGCCACTTTCACTTATGTGGTCAGCGATCCAAAGACCAGTAAATGCGCCATCATCGACTCGGTGCTGGATTACGATATGCACGCTGGCAAAACTACCACCGTATCGGCTGATAAGGTAATTGCCTATGTGTGTGAAAACAATCTGACTGTAGAATGGATTTTAGAAACCCATGTCCATGCCGATCACTTGACCGCATCGCATTACCTCCGCGAAAAACTCGGCGGTAAGATTGGTATCGGCGAACATATCAAGGAAGTGCTGAAATTCTGGGTGCCGCTGTTTAATACCTCGCATGACACATCATTGGACGGTTCGCAGTTCGATCATCTGTTCAAAGATGGAGAGGTCTTTAGCATAGGAACTATCGAGGTAAAGGTAATGCACACCCCAGGGCATACTCCTGCCTGTCTGACCTACCTGATAGAAGACGCTGCATTCGTCGGCGATACAATCTTCATGCCGTATGTCGGCACGGCACGGACGGATTTTCCCGGGGGCAGTGCACAAACGCTTTATCACTCAATTCAAAAACTGTTATCACTTCCTGAAAGCACGCGCATTTTCACTTGTCATGACTATCCACCGCAAGGTCAGCCAGAGGGATATGTCTCCACCGTAGCCGATCAAAAAACTAAAAACAGCATGGTGCATGACGGAGTAAGCGAAACAGAATATGTCGTAGCTCGTAACGCCAAGGACAAGGGTAAAGCTGTGCCGCGCTTGCTGCTACCCTCCATTCAGGTGAACCTGCGCGCAGGTGATTTTGGTAAGGCAGAAAACAATGGCGTGCAGTATATCAAGATTCCATTGAATAAGATGTAATAGTTTTATCTATCAAGAACGCTACGCATAGCGTTATATCCGTGACAGCAAGATACGGGTTTTGAGAGTGTTGTTTATGATGGTGGTTGGGTTATAACGAGGGTGTTGCGGCGCTAACTACCCTCAGCCAGCCTTCAAATGCCAGAAGAAGCCTTCTCTAGTACGCAGACCTTGGAAGTATCCTGAAGTTTTCTAGGTGTTGTGAAGGCTAATCAGCGGGTTAATCATTTCTTGTAATACTGCTGGATTATTAGTAGATTAACCTGAAATTGGAGTGGTTTTAGGCGCAGCTTAATTCTCTTGCACAAGTTTTTCTCCGCCGAGGCTGTGCACTCGTGAGAGAATAAGTGCACAGCTATCTCCAGAGAAAAGTTTGAGGTAGGAATATATGGACGACCAATTTTGGGGACAAATAGTTGCAGCAACCATTGGTGGTGCAATAGCCGCGGGAACTGGATGGTTTATAGATTGGCGTCGAGAATCAAGAAAATTTGATAAGGCGCGTGCGCTGTTAATAACAGGTATATGCGATGACCTGCAACACTCACTGGTGCTTTTTGATAAAGTGTCTGATGAGTATCAAAAAACGCGAATAATTTATTTCGCAACTCTCAATGAGCTAAAAGAATCAAGGCATGTGTACCAAAATAATAAGGACTGGATAACCGTTTTTGATGATGGTGACCTGCGTAAGCAAATATTCAAGTATTACCTACAGAGTAACGATGCGATTAGCATGTTGGAATTTAATCAACGTAGAAAATACGAACTGGAAAATAAGCACAATGAACTTGTGACAAAGATAAAATCTGAAAATAAAACAATGTCAGACGAAGATGCTGGCAGGCAGGCGCTTAGCTATATGGTAAAAGAGAATAATGAATATATGGATTTGAATAATGTACGACTCCCTGAGTCTGTGGCAAAGCTGAGAGAATTCAAAGCGACAGCCGAGAATATAATCGTAAAACTAAAAAACATGCAGTGAGTCAAAAGAAAATTTCTTATGATGATGGGATAGGAGATATGAGAAATGATAAAGGAACAATTTATGTAGATAACAATTTTGCCCGTGACCCCGGAGTGCAAATGTATGACTTTGTTGCATTAGTTGCGCACGAAGTAACTCATTCATACGAAAGCAATCAGGTAACAACATTATTGGGTGGATATAAGCAAGCAGAACAACTTAATATCGATGAATCTGCATTAAATTCGCCAGCTATGTTACAGGCTATCATTTTTGGACTTGATCAGGGAAATAATTATATTCTCCTTCCTAAAAGAAGTGATTCTAATTATGAGATTCAAAAAACTTTAAATAATGCTCAGCCTTATGAAGCCACGGCGTATGCTATTCAAAATGATTTTGGAAGAAAAGTAAGGAACTGGATATTCCCTTCTCCCAAGAGCATTCCTAAATTCACAAAATAGAAATAATCTTTATGTATAGAATCAGAGCAGGGGAATATTTATGAGAATAATATTGATAGTTTTTATATGTGTTTTATCTGTGGTAGCGCAAGCCTACGCAAGTGAAAAACCAGAATTATGGAAAATTGAAAAAAAGCAAATGCGTTACCCTATAAAAATAAATATTACCTATTGGGGTAAATTCGCAATTTATAATAATTTAGAATATATACATAAAGAATCTATTAAGGAAATGACAAGGGCTCACGACTTTATTGTGTCCTCAAAAGATTCAATTACAGAATTGGATAAAAATAATACACTAGAAGAAATTATAGAGTCATATCCCTTTTGGAAAGGTAATTTTCCCCTCTATTTATCTCATCCTGATTCGGGACAAGAAGGTTATGAAAAAAATCCATTAAATCTCCCTCTCACATGTGGATATCTAATCATTGATAAAGAAAATTTCGTATGGACATTCCCCAACAAAGGTCCTTGTGAATGGCTATTATATGAATTTTCATGGTGGATAAATAGAACTGGACGAGTATCTATATTGGCACCTATAGGATTTCACGAAAGGCCTAAAATGAAAAAAAACTATAATACATCAAAACCTATTTCTAATGAAACAGGTGTGCAAACTGCACACTATGGCCCTGAAGGATTCCCAGTGGGTGATCCTTATTTCGCTCAAGGAGTTATTGGTAGTTTAGAAGATAATGATTTTCGAATTACCAGCATTGAAGAGGATATTGAATTTGATCCTAAAGATTTACAAGCACGCTATCTTCATAGATGATTACGGAAAACAGCCTATTGAGTGAACTGCGTACCAAGTGCAAGGTAGTGTCAAGGCAGCAGTTAACGCATGGTTAGATCCGTTGTCAATTCTGTCGCCGTGAAGGCGGCCACATATGTTTAGCCAAAATCAACAACCGTGCAACAGAGTTTGTTTTATCCGCGCCGCAACGTAAAGAAGAATGTCGATCCCTTTCCTTCTTGCGATTCAAACCAAATCTGGCCACCATGTTCATGGACTATTTTCTGGCTAAACGCCAACCCCATTCCCATTCCAGCAAAACTTTGCTGCTGGTTTAAACGTTGAAACGCACGAAAGACCAACCGCTGATAGAGCGGATTAATGCCAACACCATTATCCTGAATGGCTATTTCAATCATATCGCCTTGCGTACGAGACCGAATTGAAATTTCTGGACGTGACTTTTGGTTATATTGAATGGCATTTTGAATGAGATGTTCGGCAAGTTGAATCAACTGACCTTGATTACCATGTACTTTAGGCAATGCATCACAAGTTATTTTAGCTTCCGTAGCCGCTAACTGGTCCTTAAGATGATCACAGGCGATACTAAATAC
This portion of the Alphaproteobacteria bacterium genome encodes:
- a CDS encoding cytochrome ubiquinol oxidase subunit I; its protein translation is MMEFDPILLARIQFAFTVSFHIVFPAFTIGLASFLAMVEWRWLKTGDKRFHDIYKFWVKIFAVAFGMGVVSGVVMSYQFGTNWSIFSDRVANVLGPLLGFEVLTAFFLEASFLGIMLFGWGRVSERMHFVATCIVAGGTLMSAFWILSANSWMQTPQGFTIAEDGRLMPANWLEIIFNPSFPYRFAHMVTAAYLTTAFVVGGVGAFYLWNKRHVPQARIMLGMAATMAALVAPTQLFIGHMHGENTMEHQPAKVAAMEGNWEHREAAPLYLFGWPDQNAEETKYGISIPGGASWVLTGDAKGKIPALKDFPKEDRPPVAWVFWSFRVMVGLGMLMIFIGAVSAVQYFRGKLFTSRWLHGWWMLMMPTGFIALLAGWFVTEIGRQPYTAYGVFGTRIIANAMRRCATAAADSWLYGILLLHFPRQKQP
- a CDS encoding winged helix-turn-helix transcriptional regulator, with protein sequence MQHNAAKAEAMLKLLANAKRLMILCHLVKGEKSVGQLADLVGLSHSALSQHLAKMRDLKMVEPDKQGQMVYYRISNPEVEAILSTLYLIYCK
- a CDS encoding DUF2892 domain-containing protein gives rise to the protein MKCNVGKTDRVLRIIAGLVIIGFGLALQNWWGAVGIVPLFTGIVRWCPAYVPLGISTNK
- a CDS encoding sulfite exporter TauE/SafE family protein, coding for MISLGYILAIVMGLTLGLIGAGGSILTVPILVYLLGVKPVVATGYSLLVVGSAALTGALRYWRNGLVNFKAAAVFATPAMITVLATRTYIVPAIPDPIAGIPKDIFIMMLFASLMILAATFMLKPVKVEPDRSHVLDASRIIKLLSGSAGVGLLTGMVGAGGGFLIIPTLIALFGLPVKEAIGTSLAIIAINSLVGFQGDIASGISLEWHLLGLFIGLTLFGMWIGTTLAKRMEGEKIKKLFGVFTLLVGLAVLAEELHTLLNQ
- a CDS encoding carboxymuconolactone decarboxylase family protein encodes the protein MTKSYPDITKRISGSLKVLRRDIPETMQGFSAMAQAATKDGALDKKTKEFIALAIGIATRCDGCIGFHAKALVELGATRQEFEEVLGMGVYMGGGPSAMYAADALIAFEQFSEIHTTQA
- a CDS encoding rhodanese-like domain-containing protein, producing the protein MSIKTIDAGTLKRWMDSGEAVVVDVREPAEHAAEKIQGATLLPLATVNKTALPEAGGKKLVIHCHSGKRSMNACEKLLAEDPNLEIYNLEGGISAWGAAGHSVASSGKFFLPLDRQVQLTIGLGVLIGSLLAYFVNPLFFLLTGFFGAGLTFAGLSGFCGLAMVMAKMPWNQVSDTSATSCSVK
- a CDS encoding MBL fold metallo-hydrolase, with translation MKIEHFFDKDTATFTYVVSDPKTSKCAIIDSVLDYDMHAGKTTTVSADKVIAYVCENNLTVEWILETHVHADHLTASHYLREKLGGKIGIGEHIKEVLKFWVPLFNTSHDTSLDGSQFDHLFKDGEVFSIGTIEVKVMHTPGHTPACLTYLIEDAAFVGDTIFMPYVGTARTDFPGGSAQTLYHSIQKLLSLPESTRIFTCHDYPPQGQPEGYVSTVADQKTKNSMVHDGVSETEYVVARNAKDKGKAVPRLLLPSIQVNLRAGDFGKAENNGVQYIKIPLNKM